AATTATGCATTACTAGGCatttatttcaactttttgatagtgtcatttaattttggttaaaacgattttaatttgaaatatttatagacTAAATTTTATCCACTAATCTTTCTTTAAATGAGCTAAACAAATTGTCCACtattatatctatatataaattgtgagTGACATTTGAAacgattttttaattaaaatgaagagaaTAAAGTGTAacgaaagaacaaaaatattcttttcacTAGATACTTAATCTTATATTTTGACTATAACACATATTTGTCATTAAGAATCACTTTTTAAGCTTTGTtctatctttaaattttctttacatataattctatctttaaactttctttacaaacaaatattatagCGTTGGTATAATAATGTTTATCCCCAAACTTCAAGCTTCCATGGCTAAGTATGAAGAAAGTGAGATGATCAAGAAGTATACTACAAATGGTGATGATGTTCAGCTAAAAGCTTCTAGTGGTAATGCTCGAGGTTCAACTCAAGTCAGCAATCAAGGCAAGGTACCAGAAATCCTAAAAAGATAACAAGAATGTTGGGCCCAAGCTTAGTTCAAATACTCACCTAAAGACATCAAAGTTGCAATTTAGTCGAGAGCAGATGAAGgagatttttaaatatcatgaTAGCGACAAGAATGGTTTTCTCAACATAAGGGAGCTAACAAAAGCTTTTGCTTTTCTAGGCTCAATTGTTCCATTTGAGAAAGCTTCCTATGACATGACATATGCCGATGCAAATAAAAATGGCCTTATCAGCGAGGCTGAACTTGACAAACTCATTGATTATGCCCAGAAAATTGTGAGGAAGAAATGAGCTTCTAGACTACGTACCCTTGTATTTCATGTATAAAAGGTGTTTGTCGTGTATGATAccaaaaaatgtatatttgaaataaagaacttattttcgtttttattttagtaattgtaatgagaaaattgtttgtaatttttttttcattcatataaaaaataatacttcTCTTAATAGTGCTTAGCCTTGATCACCATTATATTAAGCATTTAACTGTGTGAGagagttttcttttaagtctcTCAAGATTGATGATGGTCggtttagtttgtggttttatAGTTGTGGTTTTGTAccgttaaataatttttacgtTTGAATTACCGTTATCTTTTACTTTGagtttttcatgttttcaatttttcaaatatttaattctcgTCTAAGATTCAGCTGTTACCGACTAGATTTTTTGTATGAGAGTTAtctttaatagaaaatttaactCTGAGATAATCTATTGTTGGCTTCTATCTATATCTTAATATGGGAGGATTGTATCTTCTTTTTAATGTTCTATTTTAAACCAGGTAAGTGTTAGGCTATCGAGCAtgataaagctatatatggtaaagctatatatggtaaagctatatatagtaaagctatatatggtaaagctaaatccggtaaagctatatatggtaaatagctatatatagtagatggctaaatttggtaaagctatatatagtaaactataccatatatatgggatccggtagagctttgaaaatgagATAATCTATTGTTGGCTTCTATCTATATCTTAATATGGGAGGATTGTATCTTCTTTTTAATGTTCTATTTTAAACCAGGTAAGTGTTAGGCTATCGAGCAtgataaagctatatatggtaaagctatatatagtaaagctatatatagtaaagctaaatccggtaaagctatatatggtaaatagctatatatagtagatggctaaatttggtaaagctatatatagtaaactataccatatatatgggatccggtagagctttgaaaatgagcttttctattctctgtattctctgttgttgtacatacctgaagtcatcaatacaaaatccttttagccagagttctccttgcaacttttctctatcctcttttctttgtgttcatctagatcgagcgtgtgcgttatGCGAttctaacaactggtatcagaactaacgactgatatcgatcctaacagtAAGATGATATGTTCCATGTAAGAGTTTATTGAAGTAGCTATATTTGATGAACTAAAGGTTCTATTTTAAACCATGTAAGGTGATATGTTTCATGTAAGAGTTGATTGAAGTAGCAATATTTGATGAACTTGTGTCatgatttaatttaagagattttgaatctcAGATTGTGAATAAAAGACAAGATAAcagtaaataaaagtaaaataaaaataaaactggTAAAATTTCATGCAATTTAAAGTTATTCAACACCATagtcaaaattcaaaacaaaatcaatataaaaaaaaatgtttttcaaGTTATTTACAAATGGGAAATGAAAACGGGATATAATATGAATACAAATGACAACCCACAAAAATACAATCTAAACTAACGTTTCGGGTGGACACCTCTCTGTGACAACGTAACTCCTGGGCACCTCCCCACCTCAACCggtaccctaaaaaaaaaaaagggaaagaagcaagtataaaaatactccgtaagcaacctacttacAGGCTTTCAATTACATCCTTAACATGTTAAGTATCCACGAGTTTTACTTTGAGCTCTAGGAAGTTCGGGTCAAATCTCTACTATTAGCTAAGCAAATAGAGTGTCTCGAAGTTCTATGTAATACTCTAGTTCCTCTCAGACCCACTATGTGTTTAGAGAAGGTGGATCACTCTTTTCTGGCTTCACAGATCTGTCGAGTGAAAAGTCTCGTCTTATGGGTgaactacttttttttttttttgttctttgactTAGGTAAGTTGCTTTGTTTATGCAATGATTGACTGATGACCTGGGTTGAGGCACTACCTTATAAAGGGAGAGTATGGTATGAGCTAAATCTAAATCCATAGATGGTTATCCGCCCTTCCACAAGACCATAAAGTTGCCAAAGTTTGGGGGATGCGAACCCCGTGTGCTAGCAAGCTACTAAGGTCAATCTACAACATAGCATAGTGGCCCTGTTCAGGAGTGAAAAGGATAGTGAAGAGACTGATGACATCATTCACACTACTTATAGACAGGTGTGCTACTTTGGTCATCCATGAATGTCGTGGAGGTTTACGAGGTTCTCAGGGGTGTCTAGGAAATTAAATTCTCAACTATGGTTTCTAGGACGTTTAGGACTAACCCCTCAACTAATCCATACTCTGGGTGCACACAGGTCTAATCCTCTAATCTCATGATCTTAAGGTGCTCGATCTACCTGAAAAGTACTCATAGACTTAAAATTGCTCTAGTTTTGGACAATCCTCAAGAAATTGCGAGATTGATAAGTTTTAGTTTTGGACGATCTTTGGATTTGATTATTTCTTGCTATGATTTAccaaatattatgaaaaaaaataagttagtAAAGATGGATTAAAGGTTTTACAACTTTGTGAATAAATCGTATTGATTTGAGTTATAAGCACAGAGTTAggaaaatgtaaagaaaatagattgaaaatcaacaataattaCAATCTAAAAATTCGAGTGCAAGTGGAGGAACACGGCGACATGCGTCAAAGAAGCAAGGCGAAACGCAGTCGGTGCACAGGAGGACACCTGTCTCACGCTGGACCGCGAAACACGTTTAATTTTTGGTCATGACACATGTCTCTAGTTGACCGACCCGATCCAAACCGGCCCAAGGTTCACGCAACCCAAATACAACATTCCAACCCACTAACCCAACCAACCCGATATATGGACCTTTGGAAGTGCGCTACATGTTAACTTATGAATGCGTGTGATCGGTCAAGTGCGCGCGTGCGAATCAAGCGTGGAAGTATCCGTATTTCGCCTTCCTAGTACATAATTGTCGCATGTGAGTACCTTTCCGCACCATTCGGCCTTtgttcaatgttttttttttgtctcgaTTTCaacatttatgttatttttgtgTAATATAGGTGATTTCATAAAAGATTTCAAgaattttggagtttttaaCATGCAGAAAAGCTAGCTCGGGATGGCACATGTCATGAAAGTAAATAACTACACAGATTTCTAAGAAGTAATACCTGTAGGAATCGCTAGGATGTGCTAGCTTGTGAGCATTTCTAGCCTTAGGTAGTTAGAAAATTCATGTTCAGGACTTGGTAAGGGTGTTTTGGATGAGTATGTATGGTACGTTTGTCATGGTAAAATTACCGTATGCCTCTAGGTTGAGATTTTCGAGAAAGAGAATATGCATGACTAGAATACTTGGTTGGCAATATAAATGAGTGTGGTATGCAACATgttagaaattacaaaaaatgtgCCTATGATGAATTTTGgaattaatgttattttatatGCTTCCCGCTATGTTAGAAGGAAGGATGGCCTATTCTTATCTCATCATTGAGCTTGTTTGCTTGTATGTGTGCATGATACAGTATGTGTTAGCTCCAAATATTTCACTGTGTATTCTCCCAGTAGTCAGTGTATGCTTGCACTTTTTTCCATGCTCGTAATGTTGTCATGTCTCTATGGCAAGCACGGCTGCTGCTGGGTCATGGATAGGGTAATTTCGTTCATGCTCCTTTAGTTGCCTTAAAGCGTAAGCTACTGTCTTACCCTTCTGCATAAGCACGCACCCTAAGCCCTTACATGAGGC
This genomic window from Cucurbita pepo subsp. pepo cultivar mu-cu-16 chromosome LG01, ASM280686v2, whole genome shotgun sequence contains:
- the LOC111793246 gene encoding LOW QUALITY PROTEIN: uncharacterized protein LOC111793246 (The sequence of the model RefSeq protein was modified relative to this genomic sequence to represent the inferred CDS: deleted 1 base in 1 codon; substituted 1 base at 1 genomic stop codon); the protein is MFIPKLQASMAKYEESEMIKKYTTNGDDVQLKASSGNARGSTQVSNQGKVPETXKDNKNVGPKLSSNTHLKTSKLQFSREQMKEIFKYHDSDKNGFLNIRELTKAFAFLGSIVPFEKASYDMTYADANKNGLISEAELDKLIDYAQKIVRKK